A window of Rhodococcus sp. SGAir0479 contains these coding sequences:
- a CDS encoding FAD-dependent oxidoreductase → MAEATPIRPVPADQITDWTYEADVVVAGFGVAGAAAAVGAAQAGADVLVLERTGGWGGAAAMAGGFIYMGGGTPLQKACGFEDTVDNMKAFMKAALGPGTDDAKIDAYCEGSVDHYHWLVDECGVPFKMSFWGEPGWEPPGDDGLQYTGGENAAPFNATIPPAPRGHVPQMEDKHVSSEKGGGYMLMKPLTDKAAELGVKAEYDMRVQALIVDADGRVVGVTAKQYGKDVTVRARTGVVLATGSFAYNNQMLESYAPKMVNRPAASIEEHDGRSIRMAQALGADLAHMDAAEVAFFCDPQLFIRGILVNGRGQRYINEDTYPGRVGQATLYENHNECFLVIDEAAYEEGMTRPTSSPQLRHQPKWVAETVEELEAEMGLPAGALQATVDVYNRHAENGEDPLFGKKTEWVKPIGSPVAAIDLRGMTGGFTLGGLRTSVDSEVLHVSGEPIPGLFAAGRCTSGVCAGGYASGTSLGDGSFFGRRAGISAAKS, encoded by the coding sequence ATGGCCGAGGCCACCCCCATTCGCCCTGTTCCTGCCGATCAGATCACCGATTGGACCTATGAGGCCGACGTCGTCGTCGCCGGTTTCGGTGTCGCCGGTGCGGCCGCGGCGGTCGGCGCCGCGCAGGCCGGTGCCGACGTCCTCGTGCTCGAGCGTACGGGTGGCTGGGGCGGGGCCGCCGCGATGGCCGGCGGCTTCATCTACATGGGCGGCGGGACCCCGCTGCAGAAGGCGTGCGGGTTCGAGGACACCGTCGACAACATGAAGGCCTTCATGAAGGCCGCGCTGGGTCCGGGCACCGACGACGCGAAGATCGACGCCTACTGCGAGGGCAGCGTCGACCACTACCACTGGCTGGTCGACGAGTGCGGCGTCCCGTTCAAGATGAGCTTCTGGGGCGAGCCCGGCTGGGAGCCGCCGGGAGACGACGGCCTCCAGTACACGGGCGGGGAGAACGCGGCGCCGTTCAACGCCACCATCCCCCCGGCCCCGCGCGGCCACGTCCCGCAGATGGAGGACAAGCACGTCAGCTCCGAGAAGGGCGGCGGCTACATGCTCATGAAGCCGCTCACCGACAAGGCCGCCGAACTGGGCGTCAAGGCCGAGTACGACATGCGGGTGCAGGCCCTGATCGTCGACGCCGACGGCCGCGTGGTCGGCGTGACCGCCAAGCAGTACGGCAAGGACGTCACGGTGCGCGCCCGCACGGGCGTGGTGCTGGCGACCGGAAGCTTCGCCTACAACAACCAGATGCTCGAGTCGTACGCACCCAAGATGGTGAACCGCCCCGCCGCCTCGATCGAGGAGCACGACGGCCGCTCGATCCGCATGGCGCAGGCGCTGGGCGCCGACCTCGCGCACATGGACGCCGCGGAGGTCGCGTTCTTCTGCGATCCGCAGCTGTTCATCCGCGGCATCCTGGTCAACGGCCGCGGTCAGCGGTACATCAACGAGGACACGTACCCGGGCCGGGTCGGCCAGGCGACGCTGTACGAGAACCACAACGAGTGCTTCCTCGTCATCGACGAGGCCGCGTACGAGGAGGGCATGACCCGCCCGACGTCGAGCCCGCAGCTGCGTCACCAGCCGAAGTGGGTGGCCGAGACCGTCGAGGAGCTCGAGGCCGAGATGGGTCTGCCCGCGGGCGCCCTGCAGGCCACCGTCGACGTCTACAACCGGCACGCCGAGAACGGCGAGGATCCGCTGTTCGGCAAGAAGACCGAGTGGGTCAAGCCGATCGGCTCGCCGGTGGCCGCGATCGACCTGCGCGGCATGACCGGCGGCTTCACGCTCGGCGGACTGCGCACCAGCGTCGACTCCGAGGTCCTGCACGTCTCGGGCGAGCCGATCCCCGGTCTGTTCGCGGCCGGCCGCTGCACCTCCGGCGTGTGTGCGGGTGGCTACGCGTCCGGCACGTCGCTGGGCGACGGCAGCTTCTTCGGCCGGCGTGCCGGCATCAGCGCCGCCAAGAGCTGA